The window TAAAAAGCCCTCGTCTCTTATAAGAGACGAGAGCTAAAATTCCCGTGGTACCACTCTAGTTGCCACAATTGTGACCGCTTTTACGTTCGTAACGAGGTGTCTTCCCCGATTTTCCCTACTAGACGTTCAGGATATTTCTCCAAAGTGCGCTTCATCGACCCTTCGTGTATTAGGCTCCCACCACCCCTAACTCGCTTTCCAGCCTCGTATCGATTACTCTCTTCTTCAACGAATTTATCATATAACGATTTTACATATCGTACAAAAAATTCAGGGTGGTGTCAATATCAAATATCCCCTTTTAAAATGGAATACATATACAAATCATCAAATTTCCCGCAAGTATATTCATAGTGTCTTAGTAGTCCCTCTCTTTTAAACCCTTGCTTCTCCACTAACTTTTGTGAAGGGATATTAGCAGGTTCTATTAAAGCTTCGATTCGTTCCAAAGAATAATTATCAAACCCAAACTTAATAACTGCTTCCAAGGCTTCACCTGCAATTCCTTTTCCCCAATATTCTTTGCTTAATTCGAAACCAACCTCAGTGCGGAAATTCTTTGTACTCCTATTAAGAAATCCACAGCTTCCAATAACCTTTCCAGAATCTTTTAGTGTAATTCCCCATCTAATTCCTGAGCCATCTTCTTGAATAGACTGATACCAACCGATTTCATCCAATGCGTCTTCTACAGATTGAAAAGGTTCTAGTCCCATATGTTTTACGACATCCTTGTCTGACAAATAGCGTAACATGTCAGATGCATCTTCGTTTGTAACTTCTCTTAATAATAATCTTGATGTTTCAATAATTGGCATAGTCATTGTTAAAACCTCGATTCATCTGTTAAATAAATTTACATAGCAAAATTGAAAAACCCAAACCTCGAATAGAACAACCTCTCCTTTGTCATATTAACTACAAAGGAGATGATATAATGCCACGAAGAAGTGACAATCAAAATGTGAATTCGACTCCGCATTTTGATGGTGATAAAGAAAATATTATAAATAACCCTACCTCAACTGCTGGGGCAAAGATCGGTATTCAGTTTGAAACAAAAGAGGAGTTTGGACAGGAAGGAAATCCATATAATTATCTCCCAAACCCTGATAAAGAAATGAAAGCATTCACGAAACTAACAAAAGGAAAAAAAGTAGATAAATAATTAGTAAACAAAAACTACAGAGTCCTCTCTATAGTTTTTGTTTTTCTTTATACAGTAACTGCATTTTTTCTTTTAATTGTTGTTGGTTCCATTCAACTGTTCTATCAGAGACAAATGAAACTTTCCTGCGCTTTGGTATTTTCACCTGACCGCTTACTGCTCTTGTATAACCTTCTATCATCGCAGCAATTGCTAAAATGACCAAGGCAAAGCAAATAGCTGGACCAAGTGGTAGCCATGGAACTCCCTGCAAATATCGGAAGGATGACCCAAATAGACCTGCCCATTCATACGCAATCGATTTTGGGGGATCACCCATCATTGGATCATAACTGACATCTGTCCCTCCGATATACAGTTGTAAAAGCCCTAAATGAGTGAAGACAACTAATGTTTCCACGACTTGTTGACCGTATAGGACGAATAGTTTTTCTCGCATCATTGGGAATAGATGTCTTGTAATAATTCGAAACTTTGTTGCACCAAGAGTTCTCGAGGCAAGGATATATTCTTGCTGATATAATAAGTTAGCTTCATTTCCAATAAGAGAAGCAACAATCGGAACCGTAATAATGGCCATTAATACAACTTGGATAACAATACGCTCCCAGACAGTTGTGGAGAATCCTTCCATCGGCTCCCATAACACAGGATAGAGCATTAAAAAGGAAAAAATAGACATCGGTACATAATGAAGAGGATCAATGAAACTATTAATCATGCTACGACGTTTTTGCCAATATGTCCCGATTGCAAATCCCAAGGGCACGGCTATTAGCATACGTACTGCAGCGACCCCCATAGCTGAAATAATCGTATATTTTGCACCGAGCATAATTTTAGCGAACATATCATAGCCATATTGATCGGTACCTAGCGGATGCATCCAGCTTGGCGAAAGCGGTGCTGCCTCGATAACTCGCCCTTTTTCCATTATAAAATAGGTTTGCTTAGGATCTGGACCATTTATCCATTCAAATACAAAGCTTCCGATAAGAAAGAAAGCTATTATGAGAAAACCAAATACAAAATAGGGTTGCTTCCATAGTAATTTCATAAAGCAGCACCTCCACGGCTTGTCCGACGTAAAAAGTACCACTCAAAAAAGCTATATATTATGAACACTGGTATGAAAAAGCTACAAACAGTTATTAAAAATAACTCTCCAGACATATGCTCGCTTAAGTGGAACATAATCCCTGGCATATTGAACATTCGCTCTAGGATGAATAAATTTGACAGCATAAACCACATCGTTTTTTTAGATTGAAAGAAAATACTAATGATAGCATTACGAAAAATATGTATAAGTAAAATGATTACTTTATTAAATCCAAGAGATCTAGCGAGCTCCACATACAATTTTCTTTCTTCCGCTTCAAACGTCAGCATACTTAAGCGGTAAAGCTGAACCATTGGCAATATCATTAGACAAAAAACTGGAAGGAGGTAGATTTTTTCTCCACCAGTAGATGCGATTCGCATAAAAACGCCCGTATG is drawn from Psychrobacillus sp. INOP01 and contains these coding sequences:
- a CDS encoding GNAT family N-acetyltransferase encodes the protein MTMPIIETSRLLLREVTNEDASDMLRYLSDKDVVKHMGLEPFQSVEDALDEIGWYQSIQEDGSGIRWGITLKDSGKVIGSCGFLNRSTKNFRTEVGFELSKEYWGKGIAGEALEAVIKFGFDNYSLERIEALIEPANIPSQKLVEKQGFKREGLLRHYEYTCGKFDDLYMYSILKGDI
- a CDS encoding ABC transporter permease gives rise to the protein MKLLWKQPYFVFGFLIIAFFLIGSFVFEWINGPDPKQTYFIMEKGRVIEAAPLSPSWMHPLGTDQYGYDMFAKIMLGAKYTIISAMGVAAVRMLIAVPLGFAIGTYWQKRRSMINSFIDPLHYVPMSIFSFLMLYPVLWEPMEGFSTTVWERIVIQVVLMAIITVPIVASLIGNEANLLYQQEYILASRTLGATKFRIITRHLFPMMREKLFVLYGQQVVETLVVFTHLGLLQLYIGGTDVSYDPMMGDPPKSIAYEWAGLFGSSFRYLQGVPWLPLGPAICFALVILAIAAMIEGYTRAVSGQVKIPKRRKVSFVSDRTVEWNQQQLKEKMQLLYKEKQKL